CGCGCTGGGTGCGGGTGCGCCGCGAATTCAGCGCCGATTCTCCCTTCACCACCGCCCAGTACACCATGAGCGTGAACATGGACGACGGCGGCATCACTGAGACCCTGGCACTCCGCCTGCGTGAGGCCAAGGACGTGGTGCAGGTGGCAATCGAGTCCAGCGTCACCGCCGGCGACCCTGCGGCCGTGCTCGCCTCCGACACCCCGGCCAACCACATTTCGGTGGAGCGCTATGGCAAGGCCCCCATCGCCGTGAAGCGCTGCCCCCAGGCCGACCAGAAGAGCTCCGAGGCCATCTTCCAGAGCGCTTCGTCCCTGCTGGCCAGTTACCGCGCAGCGCTGGGTGTGCGCTCCTTTGTCCCCGGAGACCTGGCGCGCGTGGGCGTGGCCCAGAAGAAGCAGCCGCAAACCGCTCCCGGGAAATCTCAGAAGCCCAAGTAAAGTCATGCCGAATCGGAATCCGTCGCGCGCCATCTAATCCCTACAAGCTGGAACGTGAGAGACTGAGGTCGGGACCCAAAAGCGATGGAAGATTCAGTGCGCAACACGGTGATTCTGGGCACGGGCTGCTCCGGGCTGACGGCGGCACTCTACGCCGCCCGCGCCAACCTGAAGCCCCTGGTGCTTGAAGGCCACGAGCCCGGCGGCCAGCTCTCGCTCACCACTTTGGTTGAGAACTTTCCCGGCTTTCCCGAGGGCATCCAGGGGCCGGAGCTCATCGAGAACATGCGCAAGCAGGCAGCGCGCTTCGGGGCGGAGTACAAGACGGCGCACCTGGTCAGCGCTGACCTCAGCCAGCGGCCCTTCACTCTGAATTTGGGGAAAGAAAGTTTGAAGACGAGCACGCTCATCATCTCCAGCGGCGCTTCGGCGCGCTGGCTGGGACTGCCCAGCGAGCAGGCGCTCATCGGGCACGGCGTCTCTTCCTGCGCCACCTGCGACGGCTTCTTCTTCTCCGGCAAAGAGATCGCCGTCATCGGCGGCGGCGACTCGGCCATGGAGGAGGCCCTCTTCCTCACCCGCTTTGCCACGAAGGTCACCCTCATCCACCGCCGCGAGCAGTTCCGCGCCTCCAAGATCATGCTCGACCGCGCCCGCAAGCACGAGAAGATCCAGTTCCTCACCGATACGGTCGTGGACGACGTCTTCGACGTCAACAAGAAGGAAGTCACCGGACTGCGCCTGCGCAACCTCAAGACCGGCGCGGCCTGGGATTTCCCTACCAGCGCCATGTTCCTGGGCATCGGGCATGTCCCCAACGCCAAGATGTTCGAGGGCCAGCTCGACATGGACAAGGACGGCTACCTCATCCCCCGCGACTACGTCTTCACCAAAGTGCCGGGCGTCTTTGCCTCGGGCGACGTCAGCGACCGTCGCTACCGCCAGGCCATCACCGCCTCCGGCACCGGCTGCATGGCTGCCATGGAAGTGGAGAAGTTCCTGGAAGAGCAGGGACACTGAGACCTCTGCTCCCGGACTTCCCCGGTCTGTGATAAAAAGTTTCCGTCCATGTCACCCCGGACTCATCCTTCTCTTCCGTTCCCGGCGAGTTCATGCTGAGGGAGCTCTTCATCTGGCTCTCCGAGAGCAAGCGCCTGCGCCGCATCGCCGAGCACTCCTCCATGGGGCGGAAGAACTCCCGCCGTTTCGTCGCCGGCGAGACCCTCGAGGAAGTGCTGGCCGCCACTGCCGCCGTCAACCAGTTGGGCCAGGGCGTCTCCATCGACAACCTGGGCGAAAACGTCACCAACGCCGAGGAAGCGCGAAAGAGCGCCGACCTCTACCACCAGCTCCTGGATGAGATCGCGGCGCGCAAGCTCAACGCCAACGTCAGCCTGAAGCTCACCCACATGGGCCTGGACGTGGACGCGAAGCTCGCCGAGGAGCTGGTCTCCGCCCTGGTCGCCCATGCCAAGCGCACCCAGAACTTCGTGCGCGTGGACATGGAAGGCTCGCCCTACACCCAGCGCACGCTCGACTTCGTCCACAAGCTCCACGCGGAGCCGGACAACCAGGGCATGGTGGGCGCCGTCATCCAGTCGTATCTGCGCCGCAGCCAGCAGGACGTGGAAGCGCTGGTAGCCGCGCGCATCCGCATCCGGCTGTGCAAGGGCGCCTACAAGGAGCCGCCGGAGATCGCCTTCCAGAAGAAGAAGGACGTGGATTCGAACTACGTCACGCTGATGAAGATGCTGCTCAAGAGCCGCGTCTATCACGGCGTCGCCACGCATGACCCCAAGATGATCGAGGCCACTATCGCGTTCGCCCGCGCCGAGAAGATCCCCGCCGACGCCTTCGAGTTCCAGATGCTCTATGGCATCCGCCGCGACTTGCAGCAGCAGTTGGTGCGCGACGGCTGGCGCATGCGCGTCTACATCCCCTTCGGGACGGAGTGGTATCCGTACTTCATGAGACGATTGGCAGAGCGGCCTGCGAACGTGTTCTTCGTGCTGAAGAACCTCTTCCGGTAGCGCCGGCGTCTCGCCGGCAACGAAGCTGTCCAACTCGCTGGGACTGTGGCACAGGCGTCCTCGCCTGTGCGATTTTCGCGGGTAGCGCCGGCGCTACAAAGTTCTACTGCTGGTCCGTGGGGGGCGGCGGGGCAGGCTCGCGATTGGTGGGACCCTCGGGCGGGCGCGGCGGGACGATCTCGGACATCCCCTTCAGCACTTCCATCTCATCGGCGGAGAACATGCTGCGGAACTTTTCCGACCCCAGCACCTGGCTGCGCTGCTGCGCATCCATCTCCCGCAGGCTGCGCAGGGCGCGCTTCACCATCTGCCGGCGCGCTTCGGGGAGGTTGCGGAAGCGAGCGAACAGCGCCCGCGCGCGCTCCTGCTGCTCGGGCGTCAAGTGCTCGAAGGTCTCCATGCGATCGAGCACCCTCTGGCGCTGCTCCGGGGTCATGGCGTTGAACTCGCGCAGACGCTCCTTCAGCCGTGATTGACGCTCCGCAGGCAGCTTCTGGAACTCCGGGTCGTTGGCCAGCGCCTGCTCCTGCTGGTCGGGCGGAAGGTTCTGATACTTGCGCAGCCAGTCGCCGGCGTGGGCCCCGGGGCCGTGGTGGCCGC
The window above is part of the Terriglobales bacterium genome. Proteins encoded here:
- a CDS encoding proline dehydrogenase family protein; the encoded protein is MLRELFIWLSESKRLRRIAEHSSMGRKNSRRFVAGETLEEVLAATAAVNQLGQGVSIDNLGENVTNAEEARKSADLYHQLLDEIAARKLNANVSLKLTHMGLDVDAKLAEELVSALVAHAKRTQNFVRVDMEGSPYTQRTLDFVHKLHAEPDNQGMVGAVIQSYLRRSQQDVEALVAARIRIRLCKGAYKEPPEIAFQKKKDVDSNYVTLMKMLLKSRVYHGVATHDPKMIEATIAFARAEKIPADAFEFQMLYGIRRDLQQQLVRDGWRMRVYIPFGTEWYPYFMRRLAERPANVFFVLKNLFR
- the trxB gene encoding thioredoxin-disulfide reductase; its protein translation is MEDSVRNTVILGTGCSGLTAALYAARANLKPLVLEGHEPGGQLSLTTLVENFPGFPEGIQGPELIENMRKQAARFGAEYKTAHLVSADLSQRPFTLNLGKESLKTSTLIISSGASARWLGLPSEQALIGHGVSSCATCDGFFFSGKEIAVIGGGDSAMEEALFLTRFATKVTLIHRREQFRASKIMLDRARKHEKIQFLTDTVVDDVFDVNKKEVTGLRLRNLKTGAAWDFPTSAMFLGIGHVPNAKMFEGQLDMDKDGYLIPRDYVFTKVPGVFASGDVSDRRYRQAITASGTGCMAAMEVEKFLEEQGH
- a CDS encoding DUF3106 domain-containing protein; protein product: MILKIIVVLLFVGLVACALVAQEAPAAQSAPPPATPQEPPQKEPGEHHHGFGMRGGHHGPGAHAGDWLRKYQNLPPDQQEQALANDPEFQKLPAERQSRLKERLREFNAMTPEQRQRVLDRMETFEHLTPEQQERARALFARFRNLPEARRQMVKRALRSLREMDAQQRSQVLGSEKFRSMFSADEMEVLKGMSEIVPPRPPEGPTNREPAPPPPTDQQ